The sequence CTCATGCCTGCAAATCCACCACTACCAATCGGCAAAACGGCTGTTCTCACGTAAGGGGTATTGCATTTTTACTCTCGTAGTTTGCAGAGAGAGGAAAGGCTCGCGCTCGCGTTTAACATACCTCTAGGCCGTGTTCCCCTAACGCCATCGACACTTTTCGAATGACCCCAACGCACTCTAAAGACATGGTACCAGCTACCTTCCGGAGAAGTTGTGCGCTCCTAACCTCACGCTCAGTACTTCGCTGAAACCAAGTTGGACACAGCAAGCCCCCTTTTCAGAACCAAGTTCACATCACCAACCCCACTCTGCTGCATTTATCAATGGCTGTTCTATTTATCAACTGGGGATATTATGTCTCAGTTGCAGGCGGCCAGTGCAATTTATGCCATCCACCATCCTATAAACAGTGGCGTGCCAGTTCCGGAAATCTATGGCTAGCACATTGATGGAGACGAGGCTTTTCTTTAATACATGCAATTGGTGGATGGCCAAATTttggagaaaaaaaaaagtgggATTCAATTTAGTTTGGAGGCCCGCGTCTAAGGTTTGTGCGGCGCTATGGACGAGCGTCTTCGATCTGCGTCGGTTCATACAAGATTCAGAGGGGGATACAGAGCTTCTTCCCGCCCTGGTTTACCCTTCTTTTGTTTCGCCCTAAGATGCCTGGGGATCCGCGGTTGAGACAATGCGGAGTGACCTCTTAAACAGGGAGCATTATGAGTGCCGGTTTCTATGACAGAGCAATTGGTCAGAAGTTCACGCCAGAAACGTTGCCTTTTCACCCCGTCAAGGGACTTTATGAACCGTTTATTCCTCCGCCGTCGCTGCATGCCAATTCCATAGAGCCATTACAACCTGAACCCCCTTTTCGGATGGAAGAATAGGATATAGAACACTTGCCAATGATATTGCAGGAATACAACTATACAGAAGAGGCATGCTGGTGGTATATGTCCTCGCTAGGGCATCAGGCAGCATTTCCGATTCGGCTGATAATGGTCCTCCAGCAGCAGATGCAATTGCTGTGAGAGAGCTTACAAGCATCAAAATCTCACCATATCCCAAGAAAATGGCAATGATACATGCCCCGCAACTGATGTTGCTAATTCTTTTTTACACAGAAAAGGCTCTCAGTTTTTCGTTGTTATCTGCAGGAGTCCGCTGCTTTCCACTGatcctttcttctttgagaGGCGTCTTTGAAATAATCATCCCCACAGTGAaattgtatttttttttttttaaatccAGACACTCCCCAAGTTTAGGGTATAATTGGCTTCCAATCCATGTAGATATCACTTCTTCCGGCCATTTCCATGACCCAAGGTTCCTGGTTTACAATCATATCCTTTAGATGCTGAGGAAAAGGCAGCAGCACAAAAGTTGCCTTTGACAAAGGGACCACAAGTACACAACATGGTACCAGCTAGTTGTCCAAACCAGCATCCAGGACGCAAATACAAAATATTCTCATACATGCAAGGTTCCAATCAAGCTTCTCGGGATTTCAATTCTCCCGGCGTGAGGAGCTCCTCTCATGACGTCATAAGTGGCCGATCCAGAGAACAGACAACAGTTGATTCAAGGCAGATGAAGGAAGAGTAGTTGGATACCTCTGTGCGGGTACCAGCATCGCTAGAATTGCGTAGCAAGCCATACCTATGGTGCTAAAGTTACATAGAACTTGGTCACTCTCCTGCCTATACAGGTGGTATCTACTCCATATATGTAGCTCCCTATCCGTAGTCGAACATCCTCATTCCTAGTTCCCCAACCATCGACTTATAACCATTCGAAACCACGAGGAATGATCATCTAAAGAGCAATCAtgtctttcctttctttctccagATCTCGCCTTGCCCGGGTGACCGCCCTCACTAAGCAACCGTGCCGCATGGTTCTCCCGGCTTCATCACCCCAGTCTTCATCATTCCACTCCTCGGCGTCACGCAGTGTCCTTAAAGAATCCGATAGACGTAAGCCATCTTTCCATACCAATAATAAACAACGTTCTTGCAAAATCTCTCAAAGCGACCAAACTGAGATATAAATGCCCCCTTCTAACAGTATATACGCAGACCGTGATGACCTAGGGAGTGAAATCGATAAGCACAACCAGGACCAGATTAACCGCCACAAGGAAGGTCACGAAAAGGCCGGCTGGGTGGAAGAGTTGGCTAGCTCGAGCGAGGAGAATGTATGTCTTTACCTGTTTGTCAATTCCTCTCTCCCTTCGTCATTTTCTCAATGAGTCTAGAGACAATTAACAGGCCGTCGCGTGTGTGTGGGACTGTAGGTTAAAGCCGACAGAGGCGAAATCAGCGATCCGACCTTCGACAAAATTCAGGAGGAAATAAAAAAGCATGCTGCCCAGGGGAAAGGGAAGAAAGCATGAATGTGATACTTCCTCGCTATGCTGAAGCCCGACGCCATATCTCCAACGGCGGTAGAGGCTGTCTGTGAGCCTTTGCCCATATAAATTTGTGCATTGAAAGTTAATGGAATGGATTATTTTAAAGCACTGATGGGGCTGTAAATATTCATATTGGGGTTTCGATTGAAATGAGGCCAGCCGTGAGGTTCAGAAACGATGTAACTGTATATAATGTCTCAGCAGAAATAGGAGATAGGTGCTGTGTATACATCATGATAAGACAGCCAAAAAAAACCAAGTAATTTATATACAGTTGTCGTATATTATAGGGGAGGCACTGAGAAAAGATGCCTATGAAGAATAACACTCAGCACCAAAAACAAGTGTTCACACCATCGATCAACGCCTGTTGAGCCCGCATAATCCATCCATATGAAAAGTCACAGTGCCACAAGATGCTTGAAAACGTCGTTCACATAGAAAGTACACAAAGCGGGAGAGATCACCAAGATAAAAATGGAAATTCGAAATCTCTGAGAATCCACTGGTGGAGTCTATCAACGCGATGAAAACCGTGCAGAGGTGTATGTAGAGCCCATTCATCTCTTTAGAATTCAATGAGGCTCCGCCGTAAGTCCGACTCTTTTTTTTCGTCTTTGTTAAATTCACTTCAGAATCACGATCAAAATCACCAGAAGGATGATCAACCCGATAATCCACATTATCCCTCGGCTTTCTCTCGCATTGCGCTTAAATTTTCCCAGTCTTCTCCGGGCGCCGTCTAGTCTTCCGATGTGCCGGTCAACGTGTCCATCAACTTCATCCAACAGGGCAACTTGGCCTTCTAATTCGTCGCCGATCTGAATACTCAGTTGATGCTGTCGTCCGATCGACTCTCCCAGCCGGTCGAGCTGGTCGTCCTGCTCTTGCATGATCTGAGTATGATGTGCGTGAATTTCTTCATTGCTAAGTTGAGAATGGTCTAGTGATGGAGATGGCGAGTCTCTGTATGGTTGTAGGAGTTCTCTGCGGTTGGGGTCTTCCTCTTCGGCTTGCGCGGTGAGGGTATCTGTGAATCTGACAGATTTGGAAACCGGGTGCTGTGGAGTTGGGTGTTTAAGGGTAGTGGAGGCGGATGCGCTGCTGGCCTTGACAAAATCTTGAGCAAGGGAAGGGTCGTTCGGAGATGAAATGGTATCTttggaggatgaggatgggTTTTCGTAGAACTGAGATTCGAGGTCATGGAGCTGTTGGCGAAGGTTGgacgcttcttctttgagaTCTACGAATGATCTAGGATAAGGGCACACACGGAGATTAGTTTTGATGGATTTCCAAAAGTAAGACGTGGTTCTGCTTCGATGAGCAGCCTTACGAGTCGCCGTCTTCTTCCAGCCGTCTGGCCTCCTTCTCGACGGATTCGATGCCGTCCCGCAGCGACTCTAGAGAGCGCGATATCTCTCCATCCTGAGAATTCGGTTCAAGGCTTAAGGATATGGCTCTCTGCCGTTCAAGTAGAGATAGTTTGACGTGATCCGCGAGTAAGAACAGCTGGCCTGGGTTACTCATGCTGCCGGTACTGACCCGGTAGGTCTGCCTCTCCCGCAGGTTCGGAGCGAATGCGTGATGCTGCCGGTGGCACAACAACGGTGGATACCGGCAACTCTGGATTCCTTTGCCTTGCGTTGATCGGGGTGATGGACAGTCTGGGTGATGCTGGCTGGTGCCTCTGCGGTCGGAGGTGAAACTGTCGCGAACTCGTCCGTCATGACGTATCGGTAACAGCCGGTATTAATTACAGAGTTTCAGTGGAACTGGTGGCGGATTTGCGGCGTCACGCCGTTACAGGCCAGCGTTACAACGACGTCCGGGTGTGTCTCAACCCGGACCGCAGTTGACGGAGCATTCCCGCCGGAGGACGATTTAAGAAGACCTGCCAACCAAACATCGAACTCTCTGAGAAATCGTgtcttcctcatcctccaGTCCCCTAGCGATATGCAAATAATCTGCATCTGAAATCCCTCTATCACCATCTCCTGTTCGCCATCTCCTGTGCTTTTGTATTCAGAGAGCCCGGCTAGCCCAGCTTATCGACCGCGGGAAGCGGGCAGGGGAATACCTGTCGGAGCAGCAACGATAACTTAACACTTTCGCCGGTGAACTGTTTTTTTTGACAGGTATTTGCTACATACAACAAGATGGCATCCGATACCGATTCCCTGGTGGACCTTCAGTCCCTCGAAACCGTCTCCGAATACGATGGACATTTGATGTGCCCTATCTGCCACTCTCCTTTCGTTCGCCCTATGCAACTGAGTTGCGATCATATCTTCTGCGAGACCTGCTTAGACACCTGTGCCAGGGCCCTGGACTCTTCGGACAGTATTGTATCCTCCCAATCCCTTCCGGACGACTTCATTTGTCCGACTTGTCGACTTCCTACCACTTCCCCGCCCAAGAGCGCTCCCAGACTCATCGTGGCCATGTGCGACGAAATACTTGTGAAGTGTCCGTGGAGTGACCACGGATGTGACGAGATTATGCAGCGTGGCTATGTACGCTCACACTTGGAAAAACATTGCAATTACAGACTCGTCTCCTGTCCAGACGAGGATTGCGACAAGATGATCCGTAAGAGAGACATAATCCTAGATGGATACTGTTTACACGAGCCAGGGACATGCACAGACTGCGGCGAGGAGGTTATACAATTGATGATTGCCGTACGTATATCGTTTATTTTTCTAGAGATATCCTTTCGGTCACGTTAATAACTTTTCGCAGGAGCACAAGTATAAAACATGTCCCAAAGCAGAAGTACGATGTTCGGGCTGCGAAGCCGTTTTTTTCCGATGCGACCTAGAGGAGCACAAAAACCGTTGCTTAAAGACTGCTTGCAAAGCGTCAATTTACGGCTGCCGTGCCAGATTGCCTAAGTCCGAGATGGGAACCCACGAACGGGCCTGTCCTCTGGCTAACCTTGGGCCATACCTTGAATCCCAATCAACACGTATCGCTTCAATGGAAACCATGATCAGGCTGCTCCAACAACGGAATGAGGTGCTCGAAGAAGGCATCGCCAGCATCAGATCTGCACTCCAGGCAAACAGCCGGCCGTTGGCAGCTGGAGCAGCTACAAGCTCCTCTGATACTTCGATTGAAAACCAGCCTACCTCTGCTTCAGAACCGATGATTGACACCACAACGCGGGCCCAGTCTTCTACCGCCAATAATACAAACACAACAACCTACCTCCTTTCGATCCATGAATCTCTCCGCGGGGAGGTTACCCAACTCGCCGACGCCTTGTCGGCTCTCGACGCCCGCGCAAACATGACCATACTGAATGAGAACCTCCGGCTCCGAGAAGACATGGCGCACATAAGCGCCGGTCTCAACACCGTCAGAATGCAAGTTCACATGCTCGTTAATTCAACCTTGCAGCAAGGCCAGCAGCGGATGATGGGCAACCGTCCCTCACCAACTCCTGGAAGTAGTGGCGTCAGCGGCTTAAACACACCCGGTCCATCGACATCTGCCAGCCAGGGACGAGGGATTGTGGAGCTGCCAGagagatcaagaagactGAGCGATAGCCGAGAAGGCACGAAACTCTGAAACCACCCTGGTAGGCATCCGAGTACATTTTTATGTTTTCTCTCCCTCCGTCTTACAGtatctttaatttttctccttcttgaAACGATATCTCTTGCTACTTGTACAGTACGATTGCCGCCTGATATAGGCCAGGTTGATTTAGCATTGAAACCGACGAGAGCACGGGAACGCATGTATGGACAGCATTCATTTACTTTCATGTACAGGGTACTTTACTTATTAGCTGTACTCACTTATCCTGAAGATACTCCATTAATCTTACTACCCTCGATCCACGCTTCGGAAGCCAAACGTCAACCACATATACAGAATAGATTATATATTCAAATCCTCATCAGCTAGATGATGGTATCTTTCAGATAAACACTTTACAACGCCACAACAGCAGCCATAGCTGCGGCAACACCGCCGAGAAGCCACCCAGTCGTTCCCGTAACCCGGGATACACCACCCGTGCTCACATCCGTCGCGTCTGCACCACCGGCAGTGGCCGTTGCGTCACCAGAAGGGGTTGCGTCACCACTAGGGGTTGCACCACCAGTGGCGGCTGCACCGCCAGTAGCACCTGCGTCAGTAGTGGCGGGGCCAATGTTCTTGAGTTTATCGGCGCCAGCAGTGACGGACACGGGTTCTAAGGTCATGATCTCAGGATCGGTGAAAACAGTCGAGGTCACCATGGTTGTAACTCGACCACGGAAGCTAGCAGAGGCGGAGCCAACGCACTCGGCGCGAGTGGTGCCAAAAAGCTTGCAGTTGATTTCATTCCTGCCTTCGCTGGAGAGTGAAAAAGAACGGAAGGAGTTAGTATAGGTGATGTGTGTATGCGACCAGATAAAAGGCCATTTTGGGGATTGTAGGAAGACGTACGCTCCGGCAACATGGATGGTGTTGATCAGCTCGTATGTGCTGGGACCTTGGGCAAGGGTTATTCCAGCAGACTCCTTGCAGATATTCACGTCGATTCCGATGGGGCAGAGGGCATAAGAAGTGATTGTGGGTTGCTATTGAAGTAGTTAGCGAAAGAGTTAGTCCCGTCGGCCTCTTGTGTTGCATGGGAAAAATGAGGAGAAAAGGGCTCAATATCTTACAGCGGCAATCACCGACGCTCCAAGGGTAATGCCCTCGTTCTTCAAGTCGGCTTGAGGCAGCCATAAGCTCACTGTAGGCGTGGGATCAGCGCGCTTTTCTAGCGCGGCGACAGCCAAGTTGCCAAAGAGGCAGGCAGTGAGCAGAGTTATCGATTTGGCGACCATTTTGACAGAGATATTAAATTAGTTATTAAGTTGAAGAGAGGGTATTATATGAAGAAAAGCGAACGAAAGGGTGAAGGTGGTTGaagatttctcttctcttcttcggGTGTCAAAACGAATGTGGATTATGATTTGGAACGAAAGGACGAAACGTCACAGAACTTGGTGAAAAATTCTTTCCAAGCGACAAGACGGGGTATCAACAggggaagagagggaaaCCGTCCTTGAGGCGGCGAACCAGACGTTATATCATGGTTCATATATGGCAAAACTGAACGAGTCAGGCGCCAGAGTGAATGTCCCTGACTCGGCTAAGAACAAAGAGTTTTGTCATTTTAATGGCGGAGTAACCCCAACTCCGCGCGAGCCACTCGCATTGGCAATTTGCCGTTGGAAACGGGGCTGATATCGCAACATCGACGATTTCAGTGGTGGGCGCGCTGGGTTGCGGCCTAATGCCTCCGGGTAGTGTGCGACAAAGTTTGCGCCAGTACCGAGATGGCTAGTCGAATGGCAAAAGGGGCCAATCCGACCTGTCCAGGGTCGTCTCGGGGTCTTGATCCATTTTGGACGGGAGAGCTGGGTGCTCAATGTTGGAATGTTGGCGGTGCGGTGGAAGGAGgtgagaaaaaaagaaaaaaaaaaaaagaaagaggataaaaaaaaaaggcaaggTGCTAACTCAGCATCCAGCCATGTCCCCAGAAACCGTATGTCGAACCCACCGCCGATCAAGACAAATAAGCTTGTTTAGGAGCTTAACTTGAGCTTGATCTCGAAAATCTCCCCCTTACGGGGTCCATACACCTCTCCCAGCAGACTACGATAAAGGACAACCAACATATCCTTTACACGAaagtttttgcttttccAGAAAGATATCCGTCACTCACCAAGCGTCGTCAAAATCCCCCTGCAGAGATAATAACCCCGGGCTCAAGCCAGCCCCGAcagggagagagagacgaTCCAGAGGGCGTCATGCCCATCAACCAATCCATCGGCATGCAACCCcccattttcctttttttttctttttttttttctattaaTTTTTTGCGTCCATTGCAGACATACATCAACCATCTCTTCTACAAGCTTTTCTTCGGATAGGATCCGAGAAGTGAGCTCAGGGCGCATGCAACCAACAGCGGAGAAAACGCCTCAAGTAGCGTAGAGTCGCCTGGTAAGCAGGGGGTGAAGACTATCAATTCGCCGGGGAAAAGCTGTTCATCAGCTTTCATtagctactccgtaccggCGTAGAGTTTCCGTTCCAAATTCCGATCGTCTCCGTCCAGCACGACTCAGCCTCAAGCTGGGCAGTTGTGGCTGGGTGGGTCGTCACTTTGCGGCTCCGCTTTTGCACCTGGCCAATCACACGCGGAATCTAGGTACTAGCGCAATTTAGGGTTTGCCAAGTGCGGGTATTACACAAAGAGGGAAACGCCAAGCCTACGGTGGTTAGGATTACTCAGCAGGTGTGGCTGGCACGGATTGGAACCCGTTCAGTCTGCACGGAGTTTGTCGACTGCGCGCATCTTGGTTGATGTATTTACACTCATGAAACAACAAGCATTGTGCTTTCGTGCCTAGACACCTTGAAATGACGATGGCAAATTTCCCCATTCTACGGAGCATAAACCTGGAAACCTGGGTATCGTTTCGGTCCTAACCCCTGCTATAACCACTATAATAATCATACGTGTGCGCGCCATGCGTTGGAGGCTGATAAACCCCATGGCCGTCCCCAGAGCCGGGTTGCCGCTGCTGGTGGTACTGTTCATAGCCTGCTGGTGGCGGAACGGAGAAGCCAGCATCATGCCCAGTTCCAGAGGAATaatgctgctgctgctgctgctgctctccGACCTGCGCGTATGCTGGAGTCCCTAAATACGGTGGCTGTTGACCGGTGCCGTCGTTGGGTTCGTCGGGCATTTCACGCTTCCCATGACCACCGGGTATGAAGCTTGAGAGTTTGTTCAAATTGGACATTCCAGGAATGGGTAGGCTCGAGAGCTTGTCCCACGGCATGCCGGACGAACCTGACGACCCGGAGTGAGACTGGTGGCTCTGGGACCCCCCTGTCAACCCAGCGAGAGCAGACAGGCCTGGGATGTTAGCAAATGAACTGGTCGGTTGCGGCTGACCATGCCCGCCATAAGGAGGGGCTTGGTGGGGCTGGCTGTGAGCATGTACATGCCCATGCCCATGGCCGTGACTGTGTCCATGTCCGTGTCCATGACTTCCATCAACGGTGTGATTCTTTCCCGCCCTCACACTCTCTGCGCTTAGGATATGGTCCAAGCTTGCCCCTCTATCATGTCTTGAAAACGCCCACTGCTGCACTACCTCAAACATCGTCCGATGGGCTTCATTGTCCATATCTCGCAATGCCGGATGGTGGAAGACACTGACACAGTCGTTCAGGACATGGTCAACCGGAAAATCGGCGTGTTGCCACGCGTACAGGACCCGCGGGACAACAAACTTAAGAATGGCCGCTGCAACGCCCCCAGCAGGCTCGTTGAGAATGTTGGAAAAGTGATCCTTCGAAAGGAGAGAGTGCGTCGGGTCGGTGCAGTGGGGGTCGGTCCATGGTTCAAACTGGTGTTGTGCTGAGGAGTTGATAACCTCAGAGGATCCTAGATGCAGTTTTTTCGACGCAAAGGTGATAAGGGGCCGTACAAATGGAGCTAAAAGGGAATAGACAAACACGGTCAGTGTTTCAGAGATTTTTTCCATCAACGACTCAAGTCCCGGGATCTTTTCCACTACGCTGCTGACTCTTCGAACAACCTTGTCTCTAAAAACGAGTATGGGATAGATCTGGGAGACTGTCTTTTGAGGGTCAAAATCGGGCATTCCTGGAATGTTAGCACCGTTTTGACCAGGAGCCCGAGTATCGTCATAGTAGCCCGCCCCTTGTCCGTGACCATCATCATTGAATCCTCGCGACGCACCATAACCTCCATGGTGCGATTGGTATTGCTGGTTAGCCTGTGCCTGGGCCTGCGACTGCTGCTGCAACTGCTGGGCTTCAGTAATAAGATCTCCCATTCCAGGGACATTCCCAAGCATATTGGTCAATCCGTTCAATGGCGCCGAAGATCCACTAGCTTGAGCACTTCCAAAAGCATTATCTGCCTCGTCAATTTCCGACTGGGCGAAATGGTCCGTGGCCTCGCCCAAGACTGAATGGAAAAAGTCAACCATGCCAAATGTGCCTGTGACCAAAGGAAAGATATGCTTCCCCCGAACGGTCATCATCGTTCTCGTTCCGGTATGCGGGAAAACGTTATACATGCCCATTTCGCGCAACACGAGTTCACAATAATTCGTATGAGCGCCAAAATCCTCCAGCGTATGCAAACCCTGACCAAGGCATCTTAACGCTTCATATAGATCTTCTTCGCGGCCCTTCTTATGGCCCCCCTTGGTGTAAAGCCTTCCGAAGTGGATGCTACGGGCAAAGCTGTACCTCACGTATCCTGCACTGGTGGCCCAGTCACCTCGTTCATTCGCAATGTAATTTTTCATCCCAGTTTCCGGATCGATGTCCAACTCAACTTGCCTCACTGGTCCACGCAAGCGCGCATCATATTGCCTAGCATCCTTGTTGTCGGCATAGTCCTTTGGGTTGCTAGGTCGTGTCAGCAACAGGTGATTCATTATTCTCCAGGATCCACACACTCAATATGCTCTTCCGGTCGATACACTCCTAGTCTTTCGGCCGTAACTTCAAATTCCCCGGTAGCATATCCAAAGCTCATGAACGAAAGAATCCACACCAGAACGCGGATGGTCTCAGATTGTAGTTTCTGCAAAGTTCCTACGTCCATGGCTTGCGAGCTTCAAGGTACTGCTGTCAGCATATATTCACACACACCCACACACAATATCAATCCCCCCTCATGGCAGAGATCTTGAGAACATCTAGGAGAAATTGCTTGGTTCATAGACACAGAAAAAATAAGAAGCGGGAAAAGACTCACTAATCGCGTAACCAGTTTCCAAAATACACTCTCTTGACCATATTTGACGTCCACTTGTGACCCTTGATAAAGGCCAGCGTCTTGAGCATATCTTCAATGTCGCCATGGCGCCAGTTCTTGCCCTCGATTTTAGAAATAGACGCGATATCTGATTCCAAACGGTTAGCCATTTGAGACAAGCTTATCGGCCGGTCGCAGTGCACGTTGCCGAGCAGCAAGTCAACTTACTTCCAGCTCCAAAAGCATTAACCTGCGAAGGGAGGACAACGAGTATGACGGCGATGATCAGGAATGCAGGCTTGACGCCTGCGGTATATGAGCCCATTGTGCTTTGATAACTATCGAAACACAGGAAACCGAGAATTTTTGAGGAGGGTTGGCTGGTTAGTTAAGTAACTGACAGCTTGCCTGCAGACTACGGGATGGGTTGTTCCCCCGCTTATGCAATTTCAGCTGTGCTCAACGTGCCAACTACGTAAGGAAGGTTCGTATTCGCACGTGTATCGTGTGGTCGATGATGTTTTTGCTTTGCGGATTAATCGGCTTCATGCAAGTCAAATGGTGGGGTTCCCATTATGATGAACACCAAAAATATGCAGTAatcctttatttttttattttttgtttttactttttttgaGACAGACGACACATCCGAGCTGAAGCACTTGGCTGTGTGCCCTACAGCCGACCCGAAGCCAAGAAGACCTGGGGGCTGGCACCAAGCGATTCGTTGGACTGGGGTTCGCAGCCCTACAGCTTCTGTACGGTGAAAcgcagaggaagaggaaaataGGGGTAATGGTGAGATGTCAAATTCGCCAGCATCTATTTACGTATGCCTATATGTATCTCTGTCAACTAGTATCAAGAAGCAATAGCTATCAAACATCTTAAGGCTCTGACATCATGACTTTCGATCTTGAGGTCATCAACTAAATCATTgttctcctcttttttttttttttttcttctacttcttttgctttcctttcttccagaaACTTCCCGATGAATCGACTGACTCGTTATCAGTGTTATGGCTTTAAACCCAAGTAGATGACATTTGATTCGCTTTATCATCAACGGCCTTTGGCAAACCCCTTCAATAGTCAAATCACTGTCCCAAACTTCGCAATCGATCTTGCTCCTCAGGTTTCAGTGCCGCAAAGATCTCCTGGAACCCAGGCTTAGCGGCCTCCTCATGGAAGAACTGGGACAAGTATGCCTGTGTCTCGTCGTCACGCTGACGGAAAACATCACCCTCCCCGAAGGCCATCAATTCCTGTTTCGTAATAccaagacccaggtcaagAATGTTGGAAGGAACATCTTCCCAATCATCGTTGTCATCATCGCTTTCAAGGTCTTCAGCACCTACAACAGATCCAGCAGCGTTGATCCCCTTCATGCCAGATGCCGAAGAAAGCTCTTCAACGAGAATTTTAATGATCTTCAAGGGAGCGGGAATGATGGTATACTGGTCTGGATTGAGTCGAGACTGAGAACGTGTCTTAATTCGGCCAGTATCCTGGATGATAAGGTCACCTTTAACTTGCACTTCAGAGATCCGCTGGTCTCCAAGCGCATAAAGCTTCGCAAGAGCAATCACATTCTGCCTGATCTCGTCAAAGCCGACGAAGTTGACGGAGTTTTCCAGCCATTTGCTGAGCACGACATTTAGCCCGGAGCTACCGCCGATATCGAGCTGTGCAAGGAAGTCGATGACATCTCGAGTACTAACAAG is a genomic window of Coccidioides posadasii str. Silveira chromosome 3, complete sequence containing:
- a CDS encoding uncharacterized protein (SECRETED:SignalP(1-20)~EggNog:ENOG410Q55F) yields the protein MVAKSITLLTACLFGNLAVAALEKRADPTPTVSLWLPQADLKNEGITLGASVIAAQPTITSYALCPIGIDVNICKESAGITLAQGPSTYELINTIHVAGAEGRNEINCKLFGTTRAECVGSASASFRGRVTTMVTSTVFTDPEIMTLEPVSVTAGADKLKNIGPATTDAGATGGAAATGGATPSGDATPSGDATATAGGADATDVSTGGVSRVTGTTGWLLGGVAAAMAAVVAL
- a CDS encoding uncharacterized protein (EggNog:ENOG410PJY6~COG:U~TransMembrane:1 (i255-273o)~BUSCO:12420at33183): MSNPGQLFLLADHVKLSLLERQRAISLSLEPNSQDGEISRSLESLRDGIESVEKEARRLEEDGDSSFVDLKEEASNLRQQLHDLESQFYENPSSSSKDTISSPNDPSLAQDFVKASSASASTTLKHPTPQHPVSKSVRFTDTLTAQAEEEDPNRRELLQPYRDSPSPSLDHSQLSNEEIHAHHTQIMQEQDDQLDRLGESIGRQHQLSIQIGDELEGQVALLDEVDGHVDRHIGRLDGARRRLGKFKRNARESRGIMWIIGLIILLVILIVILK
- a CDS encoding uncharacterized protein (EggNog:ENOG410PSE6~COG:O~BUSCO:7111at33183), which codes for MASDTDSLVDLQSLETVSEYDGHLMCPICHSPFVRPMQLSCDHIFCETCLDTCARALDSSDSIVSSQSLPDDFICPTCRLPTTSPPKSAPRLIVAMCDEILVKCPWSDHGCDEIMQRGYVRSHLEKHCNYRLVSCPDEDCDKMIRKRDIILDGYCLHEPGTCTDCGEEVIQLMIAEHKYKTCPKAEVRCSGCEAVFFRCDLEEHKNRCLKTACKASIYGCRARLPKSEMGTHERACPLANLGPYLESQSTRIASMETMIRLLQQRNEVLEEGIASIRSALQANSRPLAAGAATSSSDTSIENQPTSASEPMIDTTTRAQSSTANNTNTTTYLLSIHESLRGEVTQLADALSALDARANMTILNENLRLREDMAHISAGLNTVRMQVHMLVNSTLQQGQQRMMGNRPSPTPGSSGVSGLNTPGPSTSASQGRGIVELPERSRRLSDSREGTKL
- a CDS encoding uncharacterized protein (SECRETED:SignalP(1-28)~EggNog:ENOG410PFTA~COG:S~BUSCO:2892at33183); the protein is MGSYTAGVKPAFLIIAVILVVLPSQVNAFGAGNIASISKIEGKNWRHGDIEDMLKTLAFIKGHKWTSNMVKRVYFGNWLRDYSQAMDVGTLQKLQSETIRVLVWILSFMSFGYATGEFEVTAERLGVYRPEEHIDNPKDYADNKDARQYDARLRGPVRQVELDIDPETGMKNYIANERGDWATSAGYVRYSFARSIHFGRLYTKGGHKKGREEDLYEALRCLGQGLHTLEDFGAHTNYCELVLREMGMYNVFPHTGTRTMMTVRGKHIFPLVTGTFGMVDFFHSVLGEATDHFAQSEIDEADNAFGSAQASGSSAPLNGLTNMLGNVPGMGDLITEAQQLQQQSQAQAQANQQYQSHHGGYGASRGFNDDGHGQGAGYYDDTRAPGQNGANIPGMPDFDPQKTVSQIYPILVFRDKVVRRVSSVVEKIPGLESLMEKISETLTVFVYSLLAPFVRPLITFASKKLHLGSSEVINSSAQHQFEPWTDPHCTDPTHSLLSKDHFSNILNEPAGGVAAAILKFVVPRVLYAWQHADFPVDHVLNDCVSVFHHPALRDMDNEAHRTMFEVVQQWAFSRHDRGASLDHILSAESVRAGKNHTVDGSHGHGHGHSHGHGHGHVHAHSQPHQAPPYGGHGQPQPTSSFANIPGLSALAGLTGGSQSHQSHSGSSGSSGMPWDKLSSLPIPGMSNLNKLSSFIPGGHGKREMPDEPNDGTGQQPPYLGTPAYAQVGEQQQQQQHYSSGTGHDAGFSVPPPAGYEQYHQQRQPGSGDGHGVYQPPTHGAHTYDYYSGYSRG
- a CDS encoding uncharacterized protein (EggNog:ENOG410PS54) translates to MSFLSFSRSRLARVTALTKQPCRMVLPASSPQSSSFHSSASRSVLKESDRHRDDLGSEIDKHNQDQINRHKEGHEKAGWVEELASSSEENVKADRGEISDPTFDKIQEEIKKHAAQGKGKKA